The following proteins come from a genomic window of Rutidosis leptorrhynchoides isolate AG116_Rl617_1_P2 chromosome 10, CSIRO_AGI_Rlap_v1, whole genome shotgun sequence:
- the LOC139872788 gene encoding uncharacterized protein, with product MAGYELDQYEDYEDEAGEYDEDGDEYEEQEEEEEEQLPTQEELEYLQFRNKLKDNVRKKMKTGAGSVPANSREIKSKMPYDNFGSFFGPSQPVIAQRVIQESKSLLENPHLAERVLKAKNGKNKGGTSTQAATKARPNGNGQLRRVENHAKPKAKIQMLKNTRDYSFLLSDNAEFPVPPKNPPKTVPSPKPEVHLSQRHANGSGRKVTNGREERKPVPTSSQSQMRAKPGQQSQRPSTTSKSTSRPLDSRKQVGKNEGSGLGRPLGHKHLPSKTPLANKQKAVSTQVARGSIPNGHKPVPPKTPASVHKRPVEHKRDDRGSSNGNITRNPVVTSKPQIKQQSARPPSSSQHKERPLKRPARPFDDDDDDDDDDDDDDGQQAISMIRNMFRYNPNKFRDDDDDSDMEAGFDDIMLEEKRSARIAAMEDEEELKKNEEEERRERMRKQAKKRKLSNR from the exons ATGGCAGGATATGAGTTAGAT CAATATGAGGATTATGAAGATGAAGCTGGTGAATATGATGAGGATGGTGATGAATACGAAGaacaagaggaagaagaagaggaGCAGTTGCCGACGCAGGAGGAGTTGGAATACCTTCAATTTAGGAACAAGTTGAAGGATAATGTTAGAAAGAAGATGAAGACTGGTGCAGGTTCCGTCCCTGCCAATTCACGGGAGATAAAAAGTAAAATGCCCTATGACAA TTTTGGATCTTTTTTTGGGccttcacaaccagttattgcccAAAGAGTAATTCAAGAAAGCAAGTCACTGTTGGAGAATCCACATTTGGCAGAAAGGGTTTTAAAAGCTAAGAATGGT AAGAACAAGGGTGGTACTTCAACTCAAGCAGCAACCAAGGCTCGACCCAATGGCAATGGGCAGCTTCGGAGAGTAGAAAATCAT GCGAAACCTAAAGCAAAAATTCAAATGTTAAAGAATACGAGAGACTACTCGTTTCTATTATCGGATAACGCCGAGTTTCCAGTTCCTCCAAAGAATCCTCCTAAAACTGTCCCCTCACCAAAACCTG AGGTGCATTTGTCACAAAGACATGCAAATGGTAGTGGTAGAAAAGTAACGAATGGACGTGAAGAGAGAAAACCCGTGCCTACGTCTAGTCAAAGTCAAATGCGAGCGAAACCTGGTCAACAAAGTCAACGACCTAGTACTACCAGTAAGTCGACTTCAAGACCATTAGATTCACGAAAACAAGTTGGGAAAAATGAAGGGAGTGGTCTGGGCCGGCCTTTGGGACATAAACATTTGCCTTCAAAGACGCCATTGGCCAACAAGCAAAAGGCGGTTTCTACACAAGTTGCTAGAGGATCGATACCCAACGGGCACAAACCGGTCCCACCCAAAACACCAGCGTCTGTTCATAAACGACCCGTTGAACATAAGAGGGATGATAGAGGATCTAGTAATGGAAACATTACTAGAAACCCTGTAGTGACATCTAAACCTCAG ATAAAGCAACAATCAGCTAGACCACCATCCAGCTCACAACATAAGGAACGGCCATTAAAAAGACCTGCTCggccctttgatgatgatgatgatgatgatgatgatgatgatgatgatgacggtcAGCAAGCCATCAGCATGATCAGAAACATGTTCAG ATATAATCCCAACAAATTtcgtgatgacgatgatgatagtgACATGGAGGCTGGTTTTGATGACATCATGCTAGAGGAGAAACGCAG TGCGAGGATTGCTGCTatggaagatgaagaagagcttaagaaaaatgaagaagaagaaaggagaGAACGAATGAGAAAACAGGCAAAGAAACGAAAGCTTAGCAATCGATAA